The Caproicibacterium lactatifermentans genome contains a region encoding:
- the udk gene encoding uridine kinase: MKQTPYVLGVAGGTGSGKTTLANHLLEAFPEEALILSYDYYYLPHDEMPLEERKKLNYDHPNAFETDLMIRDVQKLRAYCPIDRPVYSFVTHTRLPQTVHVEPKPLIILEGILLFENQALLDLMDMKVYVDTDADIRLIRRLERDVKERGRSLDSVISQYINTVKPMHEQFVEPSKKKADIIIPDGGENQVALQMLTDRLEAELHRSAV, translated from the coding sequence ATGAAACAAACCCCGTATGTGCTCGGCGTAGCGGGAGGGACAGGCTCTGGAAAGACAACATTGGCCAATCATCTGTTGGAGGCATTCCCGGAAGAGGCACTGATTCTCTCGTATGACTATTATTATCTTCCGCACGATGAGATGCCGTTGGAAGAGCGCAAAAAACTGAACTATGACCACCCAAATGCATTTGAAACGGACCTGATGATTCGTGATGTGCAGAAGTTGCGTGCGTACTGTCCTATTGACCGGCCGGTTTACTCGTTTGTTACGCATACCCGGCTGCCGCAAACCGTGCACGTGGAGCCAAAGCCGCTGATTATCCTGGAGGGCATTTTGCTGTTTGAAAACCAGGCACTGCTGGACCTGATGGACATGAAAGTGTATGTGGACACCGACGCGGACATTCGGCTGATTCGCCGATTGGAGCGTGACGTGAAAGAGCGCGGCCGCAGCCTTGATTCCGTTATCAGTCAGTATATAAATACAGTCAAGCCTATGCATGAGCAGTTTGTAGAGCCCAGCAAGAAAAAGGCAGACATTATTATTCCAGACGGCGGAGAAAATCAGGTGGCCCTGCAGATGCTGACCGACCGGCTGGAAGCCGAACTGCACCGCTCCGCCGTGTAA
- a CDS encoding type I phosphomannose isomerase catalytic subunit, whose translation MSIIKLNPACKSYLWGGQKLKADYHKHFDGDILAETWELSCHPDGPSTVADGPYAGKTLPEYLQAVPAAAGINCARFRDFPVLIKLIDAKRDLSIQVHPDNAYALKNEGQFGKTEMWYVVDCDPGAFLYYGFQKEITKEEFRTRIQNGTLTEVLNAASVKPGSVFFIESGTIHAIGKGIVIAEIQQNSNITYRVFDYNRLGTDGKPRQLHVQKALDVTRLTPPRTDYDFGGHLGCCDSFVTDLLKLNGSTLTARTDGSTFHSLLVTKGEGSVTCGNETVTFQQGDSLFLPADSGVYSVTGHCEIIRTTVPPATE comes from the coding sequence GTGTCTATTATAAAACTGAACCCTGCCTGTAAATCTTACCTGTGGGGCGGCCAAAAGCTGAAAGCTGACTACCATAAGCATTTTGATGGAGACATTTTGGCTGAAACGTGGGAACTTTCCTGCCATCCGGACGGCCCCAGCACCGTTGCAGATGGGCCGTATGCGGGAAAAACGCTGCCGGAATATTTGCAGGCTGTGCCTGCCGCTGCCGGTATCAACTGTGCCCGCTTCCGTGACTTTCCAGTTCTGATTAAGCTGATTGATGCCAAGCGGGACCTGTCGATTCAGGTTCACCCCGACAACGCCTACGCGCTGAAAAACGAGGGACAGTTTGGCAAAACTGAGATGTGGTATGTTGTGGACTGCGATCCCGGCGCATTTTTGTACTACGGTTTCCAGAAGGAAATCACCAAAGAGGAATTCCGCACCCGTATCCAAAACGGTACACTGACCGAAGTATTGAACGCCGCGTCGGTAAAGCCAGGCAGCGTGTTCTTCATTGAGTCCGGCACCATTCACGCCATTGGCAAGGGCATTGTCATTGCTGAAATCCAGCAGAATTCCAACATAACTTACCGCGTGTTCGACTACAACCGTCTGGGCACCGACGGCAAGCCGCGTCAGCTGCACGTTCAAAAGGCACTGGATGTCACCCGGCTGACGCCACCACGTACAGACTATGACTTTGGCGGTCATCTCGGCTGCTGTGACTCCTTTGTAACGGACCTGCTGAAACTAAACGGTTCCACCCTAACAGCCCGCACGGACGGCAGTACGTTCCACTCCCTGCTGGTAACAAAAGGAGAAGGCAGTGTGACCTGCGGAAACGAAACTGTCACCTTCCAGCAGGGTGACAGCCTGTTCCTGCCCGCAGACAGCGGCGTGTACAGCGTAACCGGCCACTGTGAAATCATCCGCACCACCGTACCTCCGGCCACAGAATAA
- a CDS encoding alpha-amylase family glycosyl hydrolase — protein MWAYDSVFYQIYPLGFCGAPLKNDGITKPRIRKVLNWIPHIQKLGCNAVYFGPVFDSDAHGYDTRDYRKIDCRLGTNEDFAAVCTALHKAGIRVVLDGVFNHVGRGFWAFQDVLQNRECSAYRDWFYIQFGGNNGYNDGLWYEGWEGHYELVKLNLQNPAVVQYLLSCAREWIDAFDIDGLRLDVAYLLDRDFLKQLHSFTFGCKPDFFLLGEVLGGNYRQTMNEQMCHSVTNYECYKGLYSSFNSLNLFEIVHSLLRQFGPEDWALYRGTHPLSFVDNHDVTRIASILTNPKHLPLIYAVLFGMPGIPCIYYGSEWGAKGRKEDGDPALRVCFDSPQENELTNWIAACAHAHRESDALRYGSFRSLVLQNQYCIFERKTETDRVLVAVNAGDTPVHVDFDAGAGRARDLITGSVHDFGGGTDLPPYFAALWQIF, from the coding sequence ATGTGGGCATACGACTCTGTTTTTTACCAAATCTATCCGCTGGGTTTCTGCGGCGCTCCTCTGAAAAACGACGGCATTACAAAGCCTCGTATCCGGAAAGTTCTCAACTGGATTCCTCATATCCAAAAGCTCGGGTGCAATGCGGTTTATTTTGGCCCGGTCTTTGACAGTGATGCACACGGCTACGATACACGCGACTACCGCAAGATTGACTGCCGGCTCGGCACAAATGAGGACTTTGCTGCAGTCTGCACGGCACTGCACAAGGCCGGCATCCGCGTGGTTCTTGATGGTGTCTTCAATCATGTGGGCCGTGGTTTCTGGGCCTTTCAGGATGTCCTGCAAAATCGGGAATGCTCCGCTTATAGGGACTGGTTCTATATTCAGTTTGGCGGAAACAACGGCTATAATGATGGACTATGGTACGAGGGCTGGGAAGGCCACTATGAATTGGTAAAGCTGAACCTGCAGAATCCGGCGGTCGTGCAGTATCTGCTTTCGTGTGCGCGGGAATGGATAGACGCGTTCGACATTGATGGCCTGCGTCTGGATGTAGCCTATCTGCTGGACCGTGACTTTTTAAAGCAGCTGCACAGCTTTACTTTCGGCTGTAAACCGGACTTTTTCCTGTTGGGAGAAGTTTTGGGCGGCAACTACCGCCAGACAATGAACGAGCAAATGTGCCACAGCGTGACAAATTATGAATGCTACAAGGGTCTGTACTCCAGTTTCAACAGTCTCAATCTGTTTGAAATTGTTCACTCTCTGTTACGGCAGTTTGGTCCGGAAGACTGGGCACTTTACCGCGGCACCCACCCGCTTTCCTTTGTTGATAACCACGATGTAACACGGATTGCATCTATTCTAACCAATCCAAAACATTTGCCGCTTATTTATGCTGTCCTGTTCGGTATGCCGGGTATTCCGTGCATTTATTATGGCAGTGAGTGGGGTGCCAAGGGACGCAAAGAGGACGGTGACCCCGCCCTGCGTGTCTGCTTTGACTCCCCGCAGGAAAACGAGCTGACCAATTGGATTGCCGCCTGCGCCCACGCACATCGTGAAAGTGACGCTCTCCGCTATGGCAGCTTCCGCAGTTTGGTGCTGCAGAACCAATACTGCATTTTTGAACGCAAAACAGAAACGGACCGCGTACTGGTCGCCGTCAATGCCGGCGACACGCCTGTACATGTTGACTTTGATGCTGGTGCAGGCCGTGCGCGTGATTTGATTACCGGAAGCGTGCATGACTTTGGGGGCGGCACAGACCTTCCGCCCTACTTTGCTGCACTGTGGCAGATTTTCTAA
- a CDS encoding metal-dependent transcriptional regulator, translated as MKIHESAEDYLESILMLKEKQGMVRSIDVVNKTGYSKPSISVAMKHLRENGYITMDREGFISLTDAGLAIAQRIYTRHKVLTRLLVYLGVDDETAAADACRIEHDLSDTTFQKIQEHTEKYLKDEKSKQ; from the coding sequence ATGAAAATTCATGAATCGGCAGAAGATTATCTGGAATCTATCCTAATGCTGAAAGAGAAGCAGGGCATGGTGCGGTCGATTGACGTTGTCAATAAAACCGGCTACTCCAAGCCTAGCATCAGTGTGGCTATGAAACACCTAAGGGAAAATGGATACATTACAATGGACCGGGAAGGGTTCATCAGCCTGACCGACGCAGGGCTGGCCATTGCGCAGCGTATTTATACCCGACATAAGGTGCTGACCAGACTTCTGGTTTACCTAGGTGTTGACGACGAGACCGCGGCCGCAGATGCCTGCCGGATAGAGCATGACCTAAGCGACACCACCTTTCAAAAAATTCAGGAGCATACCGAAAAATACCTGAAAGACGAAAAAAGTAAACAATAA
- a CDS encoding aminotransferase class V-fold PLP-dependent enzyme: protein MTDEIIAQFPLLQKQQDGKRMVYLDSGATSQRPQAVLDAVSRFYKEDNANPHRGVYALGERATAAYESARDTVAEFLHAKREEVIFTRNATEALNLVAYSWGLHNLKAGDRVVVSILEHHSNLIPWQQVCRATGAELTFLYTDQRGVISDEEIEKKITKGVKLVAITHVSNVLGLVSPVQKVVDRAHAVNAVCVLDAAQSAPHLQLDVTKLGVDFLAFSGHKLYAPLGIGVLWGRKELLDDMPPFLTGGDMIESVREQDATWAELPQKFEAGTQNAGGAVGLAAAIHWMQGVGYDTIARRENDVYQYAWQVLSQLPHVTLYGTAQGQHCGAISFNVEDVHPHDVATILDADAVCVRAGHHCAQPLLHHLGLNSCCRASFAVYNTREDVDALAASLQKVRKWLGYGS, encoded by the coding sequence TTGACTGACGAAATCATTGCACAGTTCCCACTTCTGCAGAAACAGCAGGACGGCAAACGGATGGTCTATTTGGATAGCGGCGCAACTTCCCAGCGTCCGCAGGCCGTGCTGGATGCGGTCAGTCGCTTTTACAAGGAAGACAACGCCAATCCCCACCGCGGCGTTTATGCACTGGGGGAACGGGCCACTGCGGCATACGAATCCGCTCGTGACACCGTAGCGGAATTTCTGCATGCCAAGCGGGAAGAAGTCATTTTCACCCGCAACGCGACAGAAGCGCTGAACCTGGTCGCATACAGCTGGGGTCTGCATAACCTGAAAGCAGGGGACCGCGTAGTTGTCTCCATCCTGGAACACCACAGCAACTTAATTCCGTGGCAGCAGGTCTGCCGCGCGACCGGTGCTGAGCTGACTTTCCTGTATACTGACCAGCGGGGCGTTATTTCAGATGAAGAAATCGAAAAAAAAATCACCAAAGGTGTAAAATTAGTGGCCATTACACACGTTTCCAACGTGCTGGGGCTGGTTTCACCGGTACAGAAAGTGGTTGACCGGGCACACGCAGTGAATGCTGTCTGTGTACTGGACGCTGCACAGAGTGCGCCGCATCTGCAGCTGGACGTCACAAAGCTGGGTGTTGATTTTCTGGCTTTTTCCGGTCATAAGCTGTATGCCCCGCTTGGAATCGGCGTACTGTGGGGACGGAAAGAACTGCTGGACGATATGCCGCCGTTCTTAACCGGCGGCGACATGATTGAGTCTGTGCGGGAACAGGACGCCACATGGGCCGAACTGCCGCAGAAGTTTGAAGCCGGTACCCAAAATGCCGGCGGCGCGGTCGGTTTGGCGGCGGCCATTCACTGGATGCAGGGTGTTGGCTATGACACCATTGCACGTAGGGAAAACGACGTGTATCAGTATGCATGGCAGGTACTGTCCCAGCTGCCGCACGTTACATTGTACGGCACAGCACAGGGGCAGCACTGCGGAGCTATCTCCTTTAATGTGGAGGATGTCCATCCACATGATGTTGCGACAATTCTGGACGCGGACGCGGTTTGTGTGCGCGCGGGACATCACTGCGCACAGCCGCTGCTGCATCATTTGGGGCTGAATTCCTGCTGCCGGGCAAGCTTCGCCGTATACAACACCCGTGAGGATGTGGACGCACTGGCAGCAAGTTTACAAAAAGTGAGGAAATGGTTAGGCTATGGGTCTTGA
- a CDS encoding ROK family protein, protein MSNHSTSPAASRRLGIDIGGTSIKAGTVNQENEIIGRAAVPTDAGRPWQTVAQDIVKAAQLALQDAGHTEKECLSLGVGCPGTIDAQSGTVVYSNNLHWKDVPLAQALQKAFSLPVHISNDANCATLGEVRAGAAKNCKNVVLLTLGTGVGSGIVLDGRLFEGSGPGGAEFGHTLLVMDGERCTCGRRGCLESYASATALIRQAKKAAETQPNSLLAKLCEGDLSRMDGRIPFTAARSGDAAGQRVVKQYIAYLAAGITNAVNIFRPEMVLLSGGISKEGAYLTDPLEKLVRQNAFGGAASFLPQIRTAALGNDAGIIGAANL, encoded by the coding sequence ATGTCCAATCACTCTACATCACCGGCTGCCAGCCGCCGGCTGGGTATCGATATCGGCGGCACCAGTATTAAAGCTGGCACCGTAAATCAGGAAAATGAAATCATCGGCCGCGCCGCCGTGCCAACCGATGCCGGCCGTCCCTGGCAGACTGTTGCGCAGGACATTGTCAAAGCAGCACAGCTGGCCCTGCAGGACGCGGGGCACACCGAAAAAGAATGTCTTTCCTTGGGTGTCGGCTGTCCGGGAACGATAGATGCCCAAAGCGGTACAGTCGTCTACTCCAACAATCTGCACTGGAAAGATGTTCCCCTCGCGCAAGCCTTGCAGAAAGCTTTTTCCCTTCCAGTACACATCAGCAACGATGCCAACTGTGCCACGCTGGGGGAAGTGCGTGCCGGCGCGGCAAAGAACTGTAAAAATGTTGTTCTCTTAACCCTTGGCACCGGTGTCGGCAGCGGCATTGTTTTGGACGGCAGGCTGTTTGAAGGCAGCGGCCCCGGCGGTGCCGAATTCGGCCACACCCTGCTGGTCATGGACGGAGAGCGCTGCACCTGCGGACGGCGCGGCTGCCTGGAAAGCTACGCTTCTGCGACCGCACTGATTCGGCAGGCGAAAAAAGCGGCGGAAACCCAGCCGAATTCCCTGCTGGCAAAGCTGTGCGAAGGTGACCTTTCCCGCATGGACGGGCGCATTCCGTTCACTGCCGCCCGCAGCGGGGATGCTGCTGGACAGCGTGTGGTAAAACAGTATATTGCCTATTTGGCTGCGGGCATTACAAATGCCGTCAACATTTTCCGGCCGGAAATGGTTCTGCTGTCGGGCGGCATCAGCAAAGAAGGCGCCTATCTGACGGACCCGCTGGAAAAGCTGGTTCGGCAGAACGCCTTTGGCGGGGCAGCGTCTTTCCTGCCGCAGATTCGCACCGCCGCACTTGGAAATGACGCCGGCATCATCGGCGCGGCAAATCTTTAA
- the sufU gene encoding Fe-S cluster assembly sulfur transfer protein SufU, protein MGLEQIYTQIITENSRSTEHKYQVQGPTQVVEGVNPSCGDDITLQLRVKDGVIEDAAFLGDGCAISQASASIMIDLIKGKTLEEAQHLSEVFLGMIKGTVKDEDQLDQLEDAQAFKDISHMPARVKCAVLGWHTLQDAVAKADKSTKAAAK, encoded by the coding sequence ATGGGTCTTGAACAAATTTATACACAGATTATAACAGAGAACAGCCGCTCCACCGAGCATAAGTATCAGGTGCAGGGCCCTACCCAGGTTGTAGAGGGTGTGAACCCTTCCTGCGGGGACGACATAACCCTGCAGCTGCGGGTGAAGGACGGCGTCATTGAGGATGCAGCGTTTTTGGGTGACGGCTGTGCTATTTCACAGGCTTCCGCGTCCATTATGATTGACCTTATCAAAGGGAAAACGCTGGAAGAGGCACAGCATTTATCCGAAGTATTCCTCGGTATGATTAAAGGAACCGTGAAAGATGAAGACCAGCTGGACCAGCTGGAAGATGCACAGGCCTTTAAGGATATTTCTCATATGCCAGCACGCGTAAAGTGCGCGGTGCTGGGCTGGCACACGCTTCAGGACGCTGTTGCCAAGGCAGATAAATCCACAAAAGCTGCTGCCAAATAA
- a CDS encoding phospho-sugar mutase — protein sequence MDIQDKYRQWAEKAAEDPDIPAELAAVKTKPDEIEDRFYRDLAFGTGGLRGVIGAGTNRMNIYTVRRATRGIAKWLQTQEKPSAAISYDSRIKSRRFAEEAARTFAACGVKVYLYPQLMPTPALSFAVRRLYCSAGIMITASHNPAKYNGYKVYGPDGCQITTRAAEEITACIQSIGYFDALPNGSSTTVQEVPQSVFEDFYQAVLAQRLESRVPAPLKLIYSPLNGTGLVPVTTVLKRAGYQDITVVPAQEKPDGNFPTCPYPNPEIPEAMAEGIKLCCTQKADLLLATDPDCDRMGIAVRHGDTCQLLSGNEVGVLLLDYVCRRRLALNQMPKNPVAVKTIVTTEMATKVAEHYGVELRDVLTGFKYIGEQIGFLEKAGEADRYIFGFEESYGYLSGTHVRDKDAVNACLLLCDMAADYKAKGMSLLDAMNALYQTYGCYKNSLDSFAFEGETGFHIMQDFMTYLRKNPPKELCGHAVALVKDYLQAPGKPAQFPNLPSSDVLQYVLDDGTCLTVRPSGTEPKLKLYCAAVAPTMQAADASCKSYRKAMSQIIENFGKEKA from the coding sequence TTGGATATTCAGGACAAGTACCGGCAGTGGGCAGAAAAAGCCGCTGAGGACCCGGACATTCCGGCAGAACTGGCCGCCGTGAAAACAAAGCCCGACGAAATAGAGGACCGCTTTTACCGTGACCTCGCCTTTGGCACCGGCGGTTTGCGCGGCGTGATTGGCGCTGGCACCAACCGAATGAACATCTATACTGTGCGCCGTGCCACTCGCGGCATTGCCAAATGGCTGCAGACACAGGAAAAACCAAGTGCCGCCATTTCCTATGACAGCCGTATTAAGTCCCGCCGCTTTGCCGAAGAGGCCGCACGCACCTTTGCCGCCTGCGGTGTGAAAGTTTACCTGTACCCGCAGCTAATGCCGACGCCGGCGCTGTCCTTCGCGGTACGCCGGCTGTACTGTTCCGCTGGTATCATGATTACCGCGAGCCACAATCCCGCCAAATACAACGGCTATAAAGTATACGGCCCGGACGGCTGCCAGATTACCACCCGTGCGGCCGAAGAAATCACCGCCTGCATTCAGTCCATCGGTTACTTTGATGCACTGCCGAACGGCAGCAGCACAACTGTACAGGAAGTCCCTCAGAGTGTTTTTGAGGACTTTTATCAGGCAGTGCTGGCACAGCGGCTGGAAAGCCGTGTACCGGCGCCGCTGAAACTCATCTACTCTCCGCTGAACGGCACTGGTCTGGTTCCGGTTACCACTGTATTGAAGCGTGCCGGCTATCAGGACATTACCGTCGTACCCGCACAGGAAAAACCGGACGGCAACTTCCCCACCTGTCCGTACCCGAATCCGGAAATTCCCGAGGCAATGGCGGAGGGCATCAAACTGTGCTGCACACAAAAAGCTGACCTGCTACTGGCAACGGACCCCGACTGCGACCGAATGGGCATTGCGGTGCGTCATGGAGATACCTGCCAGCTTTTATCCGGCAATGAAGTGGGTGTCCTCCTGCTGGATTATGTGTGCCGCCGCCGTTTGGCACTCAACCAAATGCCAAAAAATCCGGTTGCTGTCAAAACCATCGTCACCACGGAAATGGCCACGAAAGTTGCGGAGCATTACGGCGTAGAGCTGCGTGATGTTCTGACCGGATTCAAATATATCGGCGAACAGATTGGTTTTCTTGAAAAAGCCGGTGAAGCGGACCGCTACATCTTTGGCTTTGAGGAAAGCTACGGCTATCTTTCCGGTACCCACGTGCGGGACAAAGATGCGGTAAATGCCTGCCTGCTGCTGTGCGATATGGCCGCGGACTACAAGGCAAAAGGAATGTCCCTGCTGGATGCCATGAACGCACTGTATCAAACCTACGGCTGCTATAAGAACAGTTTGGACTCCTTCGCGTTTGAGGGAGAAACCGGCTTCCATATCATGCAGGACTTTATGACTTATCTGCGGAAAAATCCGCCAAAAGAACTGTGCGGCCATGCGGTCGCACTGGTTAAAGATTACCTGCAGGCGCCTGGAAAACCGGCGCAGTTCCCGAACCTGCCCAGCAGCGATGTACTGCAGTATGTGCTGGACGATGGCACCTGCCTGACAGTGCGCCCCTCCGGCACGGAACCCAAGCTGAAACTGTACTGTGCCGCTGTGGCACCGACCATGCAGGCCGCAGACGCTTCCTGTAAATCCTACCGCAAAGCCATGTCCCAGATAATTGAAAACTTTGGAAAAGAGAAGGCATAA
- a CDS encoding SufB/SufD family protein yields MEQQLNHINTLPALTWNWLKVNRSAFLAQRPEKAAPAEMPPAFAEIETGMGKEAADFAAQYCTDYHTVDVPENAEEKDAETFQYVLSAEKPVVDVNLIHARKGSRVTVLESYTAGDNTACFHGGLTKILADEGAEVRLVQVQLLSDTSRHFNDVGIRLGDNAHVEVIQAELGGARAFSGCLALLQGYRSNFNANTVYFGDEKRKLDFNYIARHTGRKTTSEMHAAGALLGQSDKIYRGTIDFIHGASGSVGHEAEETLLFSPQARNRTVPLILCSEEDVDGQHAATIGRINAARLFYLKSRGLTEAQAKQLIIEAQFAPVISKVPDAALQEAVREYLGRRMQLD; encoded by the coding sequence ATGGAACAGCAGCTTAATCATATCAATACACTTCCGGCGCTGACATGGAACTGGCTGAAGGTCAACCGCTCTGCCTTTCTGGCACAGCGTCCGGAAAAAGCCGCTCCGGCTGAAATGCCGCCGGCGTTTGCAGAAATAGAAACCGGTATGGGAAAAGAAGCAGCAGACTTTGCCGCGCAGTACTGCACGGATTATCACACCGTGGATGTACCGGAAAATGCAGAAGAAAAAGATGCCGAGACTTTTCAGTATGTACTGTCTGCTGAAAAGCCGGTGGTTGATGTTAACTTGATTCATGCCCGCAAGGGCAGCCGAGTAACCGTGCTGGAGTCCTATACAGCGGGCGATAACACAGCCTGTTTTCACGGTGGCCTGACGAAGATTTTGGCCGATGAGGGTGCCGAAGTGCGCCTGGTGCAGGTGCAGCTTTTAAGCGACACCAGCCGCCACTTTAATGATGTAGGTATACGGCTGGGGGACAACGCCCATGTAGAAGTGATACAGGCTGAGCTGGGCGGTGCGCGCGCTTTCTCCGGCTGCCTGGCACTGCTGCAGGGCTACCGCAGCAACTTTAATGCGAACACCGTCTATTTCGGCGATGAAAAGCGCAAGCTTGATTTCAACTACATTGCCCGTCACACCGGCCGCAAAACGACCAGTGAAATGCATGCGGCAGGTGCTCTGCTGGGGCAGAGTGACAAAATTTACCGCGGCACCATTGACTTTATCCACGGTGCTTCCGGTTCTGTCGGCCACGAGGCCGAAGAAACACTGCTCTTCAGCCCACAGGCACGCAACCGCACAGTGCCGCTGATTCTGTGCAGTGAGGAAGATGTGGATGGCCAGCACGCCGCAACCATTGGCCGCATCAATGCGGCACGGCTTTTTTACCTCAAATCCCGCGGCCTGACAGAGGCACAAGCCAAACAGCTGATTATAGAAGCACAGTTTGCGCCAGTTATCAGCAAGGTGCCGGACGCGGCTCTACAGGAAGCGGTAAGGGAATACTTGGGAAGGAGAATGCAACTTGACTGA
- the sufB gene encoding Fe-S cluster assembly protein SufB gives MSSPVKKTQVQEVDRSLYDFKDAVHPSYEADAGLTPEIVEQISREKGDPDWMRDFRLKSLGIYNQMSVPDWGPPIDGLDMKNIVTYVRPDTPMRGKWSEVPKDIKNTFERLGIPEAERKSLAGVGAQYDSEVVYHNVRKEVAAQGVVYTDMESALKGEYADMVREHFMKLVPPTDHKFAALHGAVWSGGSFVYVPPKVSVEIPLQSYFRLNAPGAGQFEHTLIIVDKGAYLHFIEGCSAPKYNVANLHAGCVELYVAEGARLRYSTIENWSKNMYNLNTKRALVEKGGTMEWVSGSFGSHTSYLYPMTVLKGENSRMEFTGITFAGKGQQLDTGAKVVHAAPHTSSHITTKSISKDGGECTYRSAVTIQKNAVSSKSSVSCESLMLDSRSRSDTIPAMDIQNDDSDVGHEAKIGRISDDAVFYLMSRGISEEDARSMIVSGFAEPIAKELPVEYAVEMNNLIKLEMDGSIG, from the coding sequence ATGAGCAGTCCGGTCAAAAAGACACAGGTGCAGGAGGTAGACCGCAGCCTGTACGATTTTAAAGATGCAGTCCATCCGTCCTATGAGGCGGATGCCGGCCTGACACCCGAGATTGTGGAACAAATCAGCCGTGAAAAGGGCGACCCCGACTGGATGCGGGACTTCCGCCTAAAATCACTGGGAATTTATAATCAGATGTCCGTGCCGGACTGGGGACCGCCTATTGACGGATTGGACATGAAAAACATTGTCACTTATGTGCGCCCCGATACCCCTATGCGCGGCAAATGGAGCGAAGTGCCGAAAGACATTAAAAATACGTTTGAGCGTCTGGGTATTCCGGAAGCAGAACGCAAGTCGCTGGCTGGTGTCGGTGCACAGTACGATTCCGAAGTGGTTTACCACAATGTCCGCAAAGAAGTTGCCGCGCAGGGCGTTGTTTACACCGATATGGAAAGTGCCCTGAAGGGCGAGTATGCGGATATGGTGCGGGAGCACTTTATGAAGCTTGTTCCGCCAACCGACCACAAGTTTGCAGCCCTGCACGGTGCCGTTTGGTCCGGCGGTTCCTTTGTTTATGTACCGCCGAAGGTTTCAGTTGAAATTCCGCTGCAGTCCTACTTCCGGCTGAACGCACCAGGCGCGGGCCAGTTTGAGCATACACTGATTATTGTGGATAAGGGCGCTTATCTGCACTTTATCGAAGGCTGCTCCGCACCGAAGTACAACGTGGCAAACCTGCACGCCGGCTGTGTGGAACTGTATGTCGCCGAGGGCGCACGCCTGCGTTACTCCACGATTGAAAACTGGTCTAAAAATATGTACAACCTCAACACCAAGCGTGCGCTGGTCGAAAAGGGCGGCACCATGGAGTGGGTTTCCGGTTCCTTTGGCTCCCACACTTCCTACCTGTACCCCATGACCGTCTTAAAGGGTGAAAATTCTCGCATGGAGTTTACGGGCATCACCTTTGCCGGCAAGGGCCAGCAGCTGGATACCGGCGCAAAGGTCGTTCATGCCGCACCGCACACCAGTTCTCATATTACGACCAAGTCCATTTCCAAGGACGGTGGCGAGTGCACTTACCGCAGCGCCGTTACCATTCAGAAAAACGCAGTGAGCAGTAAATCCTCCGTTTCCTGCGAGTCCCTTATGCTGGACAGCCGTTCCCGCTCCGATACCATTCCGGCTATGGATATACAAAATGATGACTCCGATGTGGGGCATGAGGCAAAAATCGGCCGCATCAGCGACGACGCGGTGTTTTACCTGATGAGCCGCGGCATCAGCGAGGAAGACGCACGCTCCATGATTGTCAGCGGCTTTGCGGAACCAATTGCAAAGGAACTGCCGGTGGAGTACGCGGTGGAAATGAACAACCTTATCAAGCTGGAAATGGATGGCAGCATCGGCTGA
- a CDS encoding inorganic pyrophosphatase, translating into MKTDADFWNAVNTLLAESEIVVDRPKGSVHPHWPDFVYPADYGYLKGTASMDGSGIDVWIGSELHRQADAILCTIDLLKRDSEIKILIGCTEAEKSLIVNAQNQSSNMKAILVRRTV; encoded by the coding sequence ATGAAAACAGATGCTGACTTTTGGAATGCGGTGAACACGCTGCTGGCAGAATCAGAAATTGTAGTTGACCGGCCAAAAGGCAGTGTTCACCCGCATTGGCCCGACTTTGTTTATCCCGCCGACTATGGCTATTTAAAGGGCACTGCTTCCATGGATGGCAGCGGCATCGATGTCTGGATCGGCAGCGAACTGCACCGCCAGGCAGACGCTATCTTGTGTACCATTGACCTTCTGAAGCGCGACTCGGAAATAAAAATTTTGATTGGCTGCACAGAAGCAGAAAAATCACTGATTGTCAACGCACAAAATCAGTCTTCCAACATGAAAGCCATTCTTGTGCGCCGAACGGTATAA